A DNA window from Aspergillus nidulans FGSC A4 chromosome I contains the following coding sequences:
- the rscE gene encoding putative RSC complex subunit (RSC8) (transcript_id=CADANIAT00007492), with product MDENTTIQGGVADDSQITSGQDAPGDVVNASDAPASPKPKNAGEEDEEMGGTGNETKKETEGGEELADVAAQSGAEGGSEEQTAQAKSSLEASARSHLVSQTHAIILPSYSTWFDMHTIHPIEKKALAEFFNGRNRSKTPAVYKDYRDFMINTYRLNPIEYLTVTACRRNLAGDVCAIMRVHSFLEQWGLINYQVDPQTRPSNIGPPFTGHFRVIADTPRGLQPFQPGPNHFVKPGKPLAATERAASATPTNKADLNLEIRRNIYDDKGKEVTPAVEAKEKQANGESSANGTGDATKALDSASQEPKKKIQCFSCGIDCTRLRFHYAKSTPATGTAAPDSKYDLCPNCFLQGRMPSSHNASDFVKLEDSSYSRIPDREAPWSDSELLLLLEGLENFDENWEQIANHVGTRTREECVMKFLQLEIEDQYLEDSPEVRAGPGREPVSHIENPVLSVVAFLAQMAEPSVAAAAAGRSVVEIRKELKKQLDKAPSADKSQDKGKEKEKEGSAAAVKSEDSMDVDTAREEPSTSTESSDKQPKASLANVALGAAAARAGALASHEEREMTRLVSAAVNVTLQKFEIKLQQFNEMEEIIEAERRELELARQQLFLDRLAFKKRVKEVQDTLQNISLKGPGAPDNDLLADAATAGINNRYNFQPGPHAAGAPQPLSATAGTDFKTLDL from the exons GACTCTCAAATTACTTCTGGCCAGGATGCGCCGGGCGACGTAGTTAATGCCTCCG ATGCCCCCGCGTCACCGAAACCTAAAAatgccggagaagaagatgaggagatggggGGTACAGGGAacgagaccaagaaggaGACCGAGGGCGGCGAGGAATTAGCAGATGTTGCCGCACAATCAGGCGCTGAAGGCGGCTCTGAAGAGCAGACTGCGCAGGCTAAATCGTCGCTCGAGGCTTCGGCACGCTCCCACCTGGTCTCTCAAACACACGCAATCATCCTCCCTAGCTATTCGACATGGTTCGATATGCACACAATCCATCCCATTGAGAAGAAAGCACTTGCCGAGTTCTTCAACGGCAGGAACCGCAGCAAGACGCCTGCTGTCTATAAAGATTACAGAGATTTCATGATCAACACCTACCGGCTAAACCCGATTGAGTACCTTACTGTCACAGCATGCCGCCGTAACCTTGCAGGCGACGTTTGTGCTATTATGCGAGTGCATTCTTTCCTTGAGCAGTGGGGCCTGATCAATTACCAG GTGGATCCCCAAACGCGACCTTCGAACATCGGTCCCCCGTTCACAGGCCATTTCCGCGTGATTGCCGATACACCACGAGGCCTCCAGCCCTTCCAGCCTGGGCCGAATCATTTTGTCAAGCCGGGCAAGCCTCTAGCAGCTACTGAGCGGGCGGCTTCTGCTACCCCCACAAATAAGGCTGATCTGAACCTAGAGATTCGCCGCAATATTTATGATGACAAAGGAAAGGAGGTAACGCCTGCTGTCGAGgccaaagaaaagcaagccaACGGCGAATCATCTGCCAATGGCACCGGAGACGCCACCAAGGCTCTTGACTCGGCGTCACAAGAacccaagaagaagatccagtGCTTCTCCTGCGGTATTGACTGCACACGTCTCCGCTTCCATTATGCAAAGTCTACCCCGGCCACCGGTACCGCCGCTCCAGATTCCAAGTATGATCTCTGCCCCAACTGCTTTTTACAGGGCCGAATGCCGTCCAGCCATAATGCTTCAGACTTTGTCAAATTAGAGGACTCTTCATACTCAAGGATCCCTGACCGAGAAGCTCCTTGGTCAGACTCTGAACTCCTACTCCTGCTTGAGGGTCTTGAGAACTTTGACGAGAACTGGGAACAGATCGCCAATCATGTCGGCACAAGGACGAGAGAAGAGTGTGTGATGAAATTCCTCCAGCTTGAAATTGAAGACCAATACCTCGAAGATAGCCCAGAGGTACGGGCTGGTCCCGGACGCGAGCCCGTCAGCCACATTGAAAACCCGGTCTTGTCTGTTGTGGCGTTCCTTGCTCAAATGGCGGAGCCTTCAGtagccgctgctgccgccggCCGATCTGTAGTCGAAATTCGAAAAGAGCTAAAGAAACAACTCGACAAGGCACCTAGTGCAGACAAGTCCCAAGacaagggcaaggagaaagagaaggaaggctctgccgccgctgttAAGAGTGAAGATTCCATGGACGTTGACACGGCCCGCGAGGAGCCAAGCACATCCACAGAATCATCCGACAAACAGCCTAAAGCCTCACTCGCCAACGTTGCTCTCGGTGCTGCCGCCGCGCGCGCCGGTGCCCTTGCATCCCACGAAGAACGCGAAATGACCCGCCTTGTCTCCGCTGCCGTCAATGTCACCCTGCAGAAATTCGAAATCAAACTTCAACAATTCaacgagatggaagagatTATTGAGGCTGAACGCCGCGAACTTGAGCTCGCCCGCCAGCAGCTATTCCTTGACCGTTTGGCTTTCAAAAAGCGCGTCAAGGAGGTTCAGGATACGCTCCAGAATATCAGCCTCAAGGGACCCGGTGCGCCTGATAATGACCTTCTTGCTGATGCCGCGACAGCTGGTATCAACAATCGGTATAACTTCCAGCCTGGGCCTCATGCTGCGGGGGCTCCTCAGCCTTTGAGCGCGACAGCGGGCACAGACTTCAAGACTTTGGATCTGTGA
- a CDS encoding uncharacterized protein (transcript_id=CADANIAT00007493), with the protein MSSSDVHSEDDDELSDTPFIKPRVARGPRARVLNKLRASLSENSIESYKKLLDRTFEENPIAKEDNFNTTQDGIVVWTPQEKRAFFEVLDRKGRGGIREIATAIQSKSELEILEYIRLLQKGVRRQHFNDTHARTAILGDIPAAAEISKECCDALDNYAELLCLEEQRDEDRTGRAKHGGLWIIDEELAGKLETAIAEEQKDPSNPSLEIAVHANEAHLEKGLSTPDVNDAATFFKLTNWILLSERLFMNFGGHRLEDNWVNVAFEGETPAMTADVVSDFYKIALTVTRRLVHATHFFASSRVRRNGKASRPSATVIKASDVRRAARTFDMRTNASEYWIGVARRCSLEVEDSRHRKSWNPIPLDYDEVETLLSQTLLPSEPYERITPSPSSRERSKSIISDVSLDSLAAESNDSEDEHAEALDHQHSSAEELSCWTALGRTPRDSPNPQLLNAEIRIPPKPPGKRKTTEELVDWRDRTLYRSEWEEYGYETEKLDGEFASQRKKRLTMASFRPLSGINIQVANETSKLDSDSREHMRVEAETEAEFDYQTDNSDPEFRLRSPDRLSRSKSQPKPIVSRTSSRKRTPVSYAPPQGFEFDVEMEVDSETCNGDADEELRETNDDQGGDYVSLSEKDFNGEHGEDKDEKDASVSSVSDDHYHPSSPRDESISVWDEGHNEGDDNDNAEKGNFLSGH; encoded by the coding sequence ATGAGCAGCTCTGACGTCCACtcggaggacgatgatgaacTATCGGATACTCCTTTTATTAAACCAAGAGTAGCGCGAGGACCACGCGCTAGGGTACTGAATAAGCTACGCGCATCGCTGTCGGAAAACTCGATTGAGTCGTACAAGAAGCTTCTCGACCGGACATTCGAAGAGAATCCCATCGCCAAAGAAGATAACTTCAATACAACGCAAGATGGTATCGTGGTATGGACACCACAGGAGAAACGGGCTTTTTTTGAGGTTTTGGATCGAAAAGGGCGCGGTGGCATTAGGGAAATTGCCACTGCGATTCAGTCGAAATCAGAGCTTGAAATTCTGGAGTATATAAGGCTCCTACAAAAGGGTGTGCGGCGACAGCATTTCAACGATACCCATGCCAGGACAGCTATCTTGGGTGATATCCCAGCCGCAGCGGAGATAAGCAAAGAATGCTGTGATGCACTAGACAATTATGCCGAATTGCTCTGCTTGGAAGAACAGAGGGATGAAGACAGGACCGGTAGAGCCAAGCACGGTGGTCTGTGGATTATTGATGAGGAGTTGGCAGGTAAACTGGAGACGGCGATCGCGGAAGAGCAAAAGGATCCATCGAACCCTAGTCTTGAAATCGCAGTCCATGCAAACGAGGCGCATCTTGAAAAAGGCCTGTCTACACCAGATGTTAATGATGCAGCTACATTTTTCAAACTGACTAACTGGATCCTGCTCTCAGAACGACTTTTCATGAATTTTGGAGGTCATAGATTGGAAGACAATTGGGTCAATGTAGCCTTCGAAGGCGAGACACCGGCAATGACGGCTGATGTTGTGTCTGATTTCTATAAAATCGCCCTGACTGTAACTCGCCGCCTAGTCCACGCAACGCATTTCTTTGCTTCATCAAGAGTCCGAAGAAACGGGAAGGCAAGCCGTCCTTCTGCAACGGTTATCAAGGCCTCCGATGTCAGAAGGGCAGCACGCACTTTCGACATGAGGACCAATGCCTCTGAGTATTGGATCGGAGTAGCGCGACGGTGCAGCCTTGAAGTGGAAGACAGTCGACACAGGAAGAGTTGGAACCCCATTCCTTTAGATTACGATGAAGTTGAGACCCTTCTGTCTCAAACGTTGTTACCTTCTGAGCCATATGAAAGGATCACGCCAAGCCCAAGTTCTCGTGAGCGCTCCAAAAGTATCATCAGTGACGTCTCTCTGGATTCGCTCGCCGCGGAGTCAAATGattctgaagatgagcaCGCCGAAGCACTCGACCATCAACATAGCTCAGCTGAAGAACTTTCATGCTGGACCGCTCTGGGTCGAACGCCTCGAGACTCGCCAAATCCCCAACTGCTGAACGCCGAAATTCGAATTCCTCCCAAACCACCTGGAAAACGCAAAACAACAGAGGAACTCGTCGACTGGCGTGACCGAACGCTCTATCGTAGCGAATGGGAAGAATATGGCTACgagacggagaagctggacggcGAGTTCGCAAGCCAGCGCAAGAAACGCCTGACCATGGCCTCATTCCGCCCGCTTTCTGGGATCAACATTCAGGTTGCCAATGAGACTTCAAAGCTGGACTCAGACAGCCGTGAGCACATGAGGGTTGAAGCGGAGACTGAAGCGGAATTCGACTATCAAACTGATAACTCGGATCCTGAATTTCGCCTCAGGTCTCCGGATCGACtgtcgaggtcgaagtcgcagccgaagccgatTGTGTCAAGGACAAGCTCTCGCAAACGCACGCCTGTTTCGTATGCCCCGCCGCAGGGTTTTGAGTTTGATGTGGAGATGGAAGTTGACTCGGAGACTTGCAATGGCGAtgcagatgaagaattgCGTGAAACGAATGACGACCAGGGCGGCGATTACGTCTCCCTGTCGGAAAAAGACTTCAATGGCGAACATGGCGAAGATAAAGACGAAAAAGACGCCAGCGTGTCTTCCGTCTCTGATGATCATTATCACCCATCCAGCCCTCGAGATGAGAGTATTTCTGTATGGGACGAGGGACATAACGAGggtgatgataatgataaTGCCGAAAAAGGCAATTTTCTTTCTGGCCATTAA
- a CDS encoding double-stranded DNA-dependent ATPase (transcript_id=CADANIAT00007494): MDSGWNISIGERGWDCRSATAKPTPTPEAPAIKLRDYQEECIQSVLKHVEQGHKRLGISLATGAGKTVIFTQLIGRIPPRNILGDKTLIVVHRRELVEQAYRHCHLAYPDRTVEIEMGNHVASGSGDIIIASVRSLTSGDRLAKFDPQRFKLVLVDEAHHIVAPTYRTVLGYFGLKEKSPDSPILVGVSATFSRFDGLKLGAAIDQIVYHKDYTDMINDAWLANAVFTTVQSHANLSRVRKDKFGDFALGSLSKAVNTHQTNDITVRAWLANAAERKSTLVFCVDVEHTKALTETFRQYGIDARYITGTTPKTTRDEQLDKFRAREFPVLLNCGLFTEGTDMPNIDCVLLARPTRSRNLLIQMIGRGLRLYPGKKDCHIIDMVATLNTGVISTPTLFGLHPDEVLEKVTAKDLKERKATGQNVRDPEESLLSESGPELPDDLKLTFTKYDTIYDLIHDMKSEKHIRSLSHYAWVRIGENKYLLSDRSGWLTIEQQDATGPDEPSPQYLVYHVMIFKPTEDTKKYTRPRLVARAENFESAVRAGDTFAAAHFEDQYISTRQRWRSYSATTSQVKFLNAAKIRQGNIQNGDLTRGQAADLITKLRFGSKKRFAAKRKQREKQDEKMKVIEELQRRGEVRVGPVEA; this comes from the exons ATGGATTCTGGATGGAATATATCTATTGGAGAGCGGGGCTGGGATTGCCGCTCAG CAACGGCTAAGCCTACACCTACCCCCGAAGCACCAGCTATCAAGCTTCGGGATTATCAAGAAGAATGCATTCAATCGGTCTTGAAACATGTTGAGCAGGGCCACAAGCGACTGGGAATATCCCTAGCTACGGGGGCTGGAAAGACG GTCATTTTTACTCAGCTAATTGGGAGAATACCACCGAGGAATATACTTGGAGATAAAACATTGATTGTCGTTCACCGGAGAGAACTGGTCGAACAAGCCTACCGGCATTGTCACCTCGCATATCCCGATCGAACCGTAGAGATTGAGATGGGGAATCACGTCGCGTCGGGATCGGGCGATATAATCATTGCCTCTGTAAGGAGCCTTACTTCAGGGGATCGGCTAGCAAAGTTCGATCCCCAGCGCTTCAAGTTGGTATTGGTGGATGAGGCGCATCATATTGTTGCCCCAACTTACCGCACGGTTTTGGGATACTTTGGACTCAAAGAAAAATCGCCTGATTCTCCGATTCTAGTTGGCGTTTCTGCGACGTTTTCGCGATTTGACGGGCTCAAGCTGGGTGCTGCCATTGATCAGATTGTGTACCATAAAGACTATACGGACATGATCAATGATGCATGGCTTGCCAACGCCGTGTTTACTACCGTCCAATCCCATGCAAATCTGTCACGCGTCAGGAAGGACAAATTTGGAGATTTTGCTCTTGGCTCACTATCCAAAGCTGTCAATACCCATCAAACTAATGACATCACTGTCCGCGCATGGCTGGCCAATGCAGCGGAGAGGAAGTCTACACTGGTATTTTGCGTTGACGTCGAGCATACTAAGGCGTTGACCGAGACGTTTCGGCAATATGGCATTGATGCTCGGTACATTACGGGTACTACCCCAAAGACAACGAGAGATGAACAGTTAGACAAGTTCAGAGCCAGGGAATTTCCTGTTCTGCTTAATTGCGGGCTGTTTACGGAAGGAACTGATATGCCCAACATTGACTGTGTCCTACTTGCTCGACCTACTCGATCTCGCAACCTTCTAATCCAGATGATAGGACGCGGCTTGCGCTTATACCCCGGCAAGAAAGACTGCCATATCATTGATATGGTAGCCACCCTAAATACTGGCGTCATCTCTACTCCCACGCTCTTTGGGCTACATCCAGACGAGGTCCTTGAAAAAGTAACAGCCAAAGAtttgaaggagaggaaggctACGGGGCAAAATGTTAGAGATCCAGAGGAATCGCTACTCTCCGAAAGTGGACCAGAATTGCCGGATGATTTGAAACTCACCTTCACCAAATATGACACAATTTACGACCTAATCCATGACATGAAATCAGAAAAGCACATCCGCTCACTCAGCCACTACGCCTGGGTCCGCATCGGTGAAAACAAATACCTACTATCAGACAGGTCAGGCTGGCTAACAATTGAACAACAAGACGCAACGGGCCCGGACGAGCCGTCCCCTCAGTATCTCGTCTACCACGTAATGATATTTAAACCTACTGAAGACACCAAGAAGTACACCCGCCCCCGGCTGGTTGCGCGGGCAGAGAATTTTGAATCAGCCGTCCGCGCAGGCGATACTTTCGCGGCAGCTCACTTCGAAGACCAATACATTTCCACCCGCCAACGATGGCGAAGCTACTCCGCGACCACCTCACAGGTGAAATTTCTAAACGCGGCGAAGATCCGGCAAGGGAATATCCAGAATGGCGACCTTACGCGCGGGCAGGCGGCGGATCTAATCACCAAGCTAAGATTTggctcgaagaagaggtTCGCGGCGAAGCGGAAGCAGCGAGAAAAGCAAgatgagaagatgaaggtaATTGAGGAGTtgcagaggagaggggaggtTAGGGTTGGGCCTGTTGAGGCTTGA
- a CDS encoding dihydrolipoyllysine-residue acetyltransferase pdhA (transcript_id=CADANIAT00007496), whose product MVASAVRMRVPSASFISKGACSLRRPQASYKFTAAIQHQLPALAALSRYYASKSFPPHTIISMPALSPTMTAGNIGAWQKKAGDALQPGDVLVEIETDKAQMDFEFQEEGILAKVLKESGEKDVSVGSPIAVLVEEGTDVAAFESFSLEDAGGEGAGAAPPKETQETPKEAPKASEPSTPQPAAGAYEPDTSGEKLQPSLDREPAISPAAKALALEKGVPIKALKGTGRGGQITKEDVEKYKPTAAAAAAGPASEDIPLTSMRKTIASRLQQSWNQNPHFFVSTTLSVTKLLKLRQALNASSEGKYKLSVNDFLIKACAAALRKVPQVNSSWTEENGQVVIRQHNSVDISVAVATPVGLITPIVKNAQGLGLSSISNQVKDLGKRARDNKLKPEEYQGGTFTISNMGMNPAVERFTAIINPPQAGILAVGTTRKVAVPVETEEGTSVEWDDQIIVTASFDHRVVDGAVGAEWIKELKKVVENPLELLL is encoded by the exons ATGGTCGCCTCTGCTGTCAGAATGCGCGTCCCCAGCGCTTCATTCATCTCAAAAGGTGCCTGCTCCTTAAGGCGACCACAAGCCTCTTACAAATTCACGGCTGCTATCCA ACATCAATTGCCTGCTTTAGCTGCTCTTTCACGTTACTACGCCTCCAAGT CTTTCCCTCCTCACACTATCATCAGCATGCCTGCCCTGTCGCCAACAATGACGGCAGGAAACATTGGAGCgtggcagaagaaagctggtGATGCTTTGCAACCTGGCGATGTTctggttgagattgagacCGATAAGGCGCAGATGGACTTTGAGTTCCAAGAGGAGGGTATCTTGGCCAAGGTGCTGAAGGAATCTGGCGAGAAAGATGTGTCTGTTGGCTCT CCTATTGCTGTCCTAGTTGAAGAGGGCACCGACGTCGCGGCTTTTGAATCGTTCAGCTTGGAAGATGCTGGTGGCGAGGGTGCTGGTGCCGCTCCTCCAAAAGAAACTCAAGAAACTCCTAAGGAAGCCCCTAAGGCTTCAGAGCCATCTACGCcccagcctgctgctggtgcttATGAGCCCGATACCTCCGGTGAGAAGCTCCAGCCTAGTCTGGACCGCGAACCTGCGATCAGCCCGGCTGCTAAGGCTTTGGCTCTTGAGAAGGGTGTGCCAATCAAGGCTCTAAAGGGTACCGGCCGGGGTGGCCAGATTACcaaggaggatgttgagaagtACAAGCCtactgctgcggctgcggctgctgggcCTGCTTCTGAGGACATTCCTCTCACATCAATGCGCAAGACGATTGCTAGCCGCCTCCAGCAGTCTTGGAACCAGAACCCTCACTTTTTCGTTTCTACTACTCTGTCCGTCACCAAGCTTCTGAAGCTTCGGCAGGCACTAAACGCCTCCTCTGAGGGCAAGTACAAGCTCTCCGTCAATGACTTCCTCATCAAGGCTTGCGCTGCCGCTCTCCGCAAGGTTCCCCAGGTGAACTCCAGCTGGACTGAGGAGAACGGCCAGGTTGTTATTCGCCAGCACAACAGCGTTGACATCAGCGTTGCTGTTGCTACGCCCGTTGGTCTGATCACTCCTATTGTGAAGAATGCCCAgggtcttggtctttccAGCATTTCTAACCAGGTCAAGGACCTTGGCAAGCGTGCTCGTGacaacaagctcaagcccgAAGAGTACCAGGGCGGTACTTTCACCATCAGCAACATGGGCATGAACCCTGCTGTTGAGCGCTTCACCGCTATCATCAACCCCCCTCAGGCTGGTATCCTCGCTGTTGGCACTACCCGCAAGGTTGCCGTCCCTGTTGAGACCGAAGAGGGTACCTCAGTTGAGTGGGATGATCAGATTATCGTAACCGCTAGCTTCGATCACCGGGTTGTTGACGGTGCTGTCGGTGCTGAGTGGATCAAGGAACTCAAGAAGGTTGTCGAGAACCCTCTGGAACTCCTTCTATAG
- a CDS encoding uncharacterized protein (transcript_id=CADANIAT00007495) has protein sequence MIAVKRSTAGFMPMLLMVKVPPWYSSGLSLLSRARLPRSLTWLEMLERPRPWAFFTIGVIRPTGVATATLMSTLLCWRITTWPFSSVQLEFTWGTLRRAAAQALMRKSLTESLYLPSEEAFSACRSFRSLVTDRVVETKK, from the coding sequence ATGATAGCGGTGAAGCGCTCAACAGCAGGGTTCATGCCCATGTTGCTGATGGTGAAAGTACCGCCCTGGTACTCTTcgggcttgagcttgttgtCACGAGCACGCTTGCCAAGGTCCTTGACCTGGTTAGAAATGCTggaaagaccaagacccTGGGCATTCTTCACAATAGGAGTGATCAGACCAACGGGCGTAGCAACAGCAACGCTGATGTCAACGCTGTTGTGCTGGCGAATAACAACCTGGCCGTTCTCCTCAGTCCAGCTGGAGTTCACCTGGGGAACCTTGCGGAGAGCGGCAGCGCAAGCCTTGATGAGGAAGTCATTGACGGAGAGCTTGTACTTGCCCTCAGAGGAGGCGTTTAGTGCCTGCCGAAGCTTCAGAAGCTTGGTGACGGACAGAGTAGTAGAAACGAAAAAGTGA